The genomic stretch GCGAGGTCAGCACCGTGAAGATCGACGGGTCCGGGTGGTCGTACGAGATGGTGCCGATCACATTGAAACGGCGCAGGTCATAGATGTACGGCACATGGTTGCCATGCCAGGCGACCACGTCCAGGGGCGAGTGGTCGTACGTCGCCGTCCAGAGGTTGCCGCAGAACTTGTTCACCACCTCCACCGGGCCGGTCACGTCCTCGTACGCCGCGACCGGCGCCCGGAAGTCCCGGGCGTTGGCGAGCCCGTTGGCGCCGATCGGGCCGAGGTCGGGCAGCTGGAACGGAGCCCCGTAGTTCTCGCACACATAGCCCCGGGCGGAATCGTCCAGGAGCAACACACGGAAGCGCACCCCACGCGGGATCAACGCCACCTGGGCGGGCTCCACATGAAGCAGGCCGAACTCGGTGTGCAGCAGCAGTCCGCCGCGCTCCGGCACGATCAGCAGCTCGCCGTCGGCGTCCGAGAAGACGCGCTCCATCGAGGCGTTGGCGTGGTACAGGTGCACGGCCATGCCCGTGCGCTGGGTGGCGTCGCCGTTGCCGCCGAGCGTCCACAGGCCGGCCAGGAAGTCGGTGCCGGCCGGCGGCTCGGGCAGCGGGTTCCAGCGCAGCCGGTTGGGGTCGGGCACGGTCTCGGTGAACGGGGCCGTACGGATCGCGCCGTTGTCGGCGCGGGTGAACGCCGGGTGCGCGGCCGACGGGCGGATGCGGTACAGCCAGGAGCGGCGGTTGTGCGCGCGCGGCTCGGTGAACGCCGTGCCGCTCAGCTGCTCCGCGTACAGCCCGAGCGGTGCCCGCTGCGGCGAGTTGCGGCCCACGGGCAGGGCGCCCGGCACCGCCTCCGAGGCGTGTTCATTGCCGAACCCGGTCAGGTACGACAGTCCCGGGGCGGTCTTCCGCGCTCCTCCACGCTCGAATTCGCTCGCGTGGGAGGCACCCCCATCGCTCATGATCGCTCCCTTGCGCTCCCGGTGCGCGCCTGACGCGCTCCTCATTCCTATGTAACACCGTAGGAATAGCTCGGGGGTGCGCGCAAGAGGGACCGGGGTACTCCGCCCGGGGGACTGCGCAGGGTGGCCGGAACCAGACTTCAGAGGGATTCGCGGGACCGGAGCGTTGTTCTACTCTCCCGGCATGCCCATGACGCCGTGGACCCGCAGGACGCTCGCCGCACTCGCGGTGTGCCTCCTGCCGCCGCTCGGCGCGGCGGGCTGCACGACCGGACACGCCCACGGCGGCACTGTCTCGTCCTCACCGGTCGGCAAGGTCTTGGACGGCACCGACGAGACCGGCCGGCATCTGCGCGAGGTCGACAGGAAGAACGCGCCCGAGGTCGGAGTCGAGGTGACCCCGCACTCCGGCGGCGGCTGGGACGTCCGGCTGAGCTTCCGTCACTTCCGCTGCTCGGCACCCGGCACCGCGCCGACGGCGGTGACCGGGCGCGGGCTCGTGCACCTCCTCGTCGACGGCCACCAGGTCGCCGGGTTGCGCACCCGCGCGTACCGCCTGCCCGACCGCCTCGTCCCGCACGGCACCCACCACGTCACCGCCCGCCTGTACGCCGACGACGGCACCGTGTGGGCCGTCCACGGCAGACCGGTGCAGAGCACCGCCGACATAACGGTGTCCGACGTGGAGACGGCCACGGCCACGGCCCAGCCCCCGACCGGCACGGAGACACCGGTCGCCGGGAAATGAGTGCACCCGCCACTCTTCTCCGTACGGGAGGGCGAGGTTCACCGGACCCTGGGGGAGAGGCATCATGAAGTCCGTGCCCCATGCGACATCGCTCCGCCGTGCGCCCGTTCAGCGGCGCAGCGCCGAACGGCTGACCAGGATCCTCGACGCCTGCGCCGAACTCCTCGACGAGGTCGGCTACGACGCCCTGAGCACCCGCGCCGTCGCACTGCGCGCCGGTGTCCCCATCGGCTCCGTCTACCGATTCTTCGGCAACAAACGGCAGATGGCCGACGCCCTCGCCCAGCGCAACCTGGAGCGGTACACCGAGCGCGTCACCGAGCGGCTGAAGGCGGCGCGCGGTGGGGGCGACTGGCGGGCGGCGATGGACGCCGTCCTCGACGAGTACCTGGCCATGAAGCGCACCGCGCCCGGCTTCTCCCTGGTCGACTTCGGCAACCAGATACCGGTCGGCACCCGCCACACCGAGCCCAACACCCGCGTCGCCGACCGGCTCACCAAGCTGCTCTCCGGCTACCTCGACCGCACGCCCGACGACGAGCTGCGCCGGGTCTTCCTGGTCGCCGTGGAAACCGCGGACACCCTCGTCCAGCTGGCCTTCCGGACCGACCCGGACGGGGACGAGGCGATCATCACCGAGACACGGGTACTGCTGCGGGCATATCTGGGGCGCGTGCTCGACTGAACGGTCACCCGGCCGAATCCGAAGGGTCATCCGAAGGACTCCCCTCCATGCATACCGGTCGGTATGCTCTCCCCGAGACCCCGCGCTCGGCCGGAGCCCTCCGCGCTCGCCCCGAGCCCCGCGCTCGCCCGGCACCACCGCCGACCCTCCGGGAGGACCCGTGTCCCGCACCGCCCTGCGAATCTGCCCCCTGTGCGAGGCCACCTGCGGGCTGACCCTCACCCTCGAAGGCACCCGTGTCACCGGCGCCCGCGGTGACCGCGAGGACGTCTTCAGCAAGGGCTTCATCTGCCCCAAGGGCGCCTCCTTCGCGGCCGTCGACTCCGACCCCGACCGGCTGCGCACCCCGCTCGTCCGCAGGGACGGCGAACTGCGCGAGGCCACCTGGGCGGAGGCCTTCGACGCGGTCGCCGCCGGTCTGCGCCCGGTCGTGGAGGGCCGCGGCCCGGACTCGGTCGGCGTGGTCCTCGGCAACCCCAACGTGCACACCGTGGCCGGCGCACTCTATCCGCCGGTCCTCCTCGCCGGCCTGCGCACCCGCAGCCTGTTCACCGCCTCCACGGTCGACCAGATGCCCAAGCACGTCTCCAGCGGGCTGCTCTTCGGCGACGCGAACGCCATCCCCGTGCCGGACCTGGACCACACCGACCACCTGCTCCTCATCGGCGCCAACCCCCTGGAGTCCAACGGCAGTCTGTGCACCGCCCCCGACTTCCCCGGCAAGCTCAAGGCACTCAAGGCCCGCGGCGGACACCTGACCGTGGTCGACCCGCGCCGCACCCGCACCGCGAAGCTCGCCGACCGGCACCTGGCGATCCGCCCCGGCACCGACGCCCTGCTGCTCGCGGCGATGGCACACACCCTCTTCGCGGAGGACCTGGCCGACCCCGCCCACCTCGCCCCGCACGTCCAGGGGATCGACGAACTCCGGGAAGCGATGGAGGACTTCACCCCCGAAGCTGTATCCGAGGCCTGTGACCTGGACGCCGACGTCATCCGCACCCTCGCCCGCGAACTCGCCGCCGCCCCCACCGCCGCCGTCTACGCCCGCATCGGCAGCTGCACCGTCCCGCACGGCACCCTGGCCAGCTGGCTGGTGGACGTCCTCAACATCCTCACCGGCAACCTGGACCGGCCCGGCGGTGCCCTCTTCCCGCAGGCCGCCACCGACAAGACGCCCCGCCCGGCGGGCCCCGGGCGCGGCTTCACGCTCGGCCGCTGGCACTCCCGGGTACGTCAACTGCCCGAGGCGAAGGGCGAGTTGCCGCTCTCCGCGCTCGCCGAGGAGATCGACACCGCCACCGCCGAGGGTGAGCCCGTCCGTGCGCTGATCGTCGTGGCCGCCAACCCGGTGCTCTCCGCGCCCGACGGCGACCGCCTCGACAAGGCCCTGGACTCCCTGGACTTCATGGTCAGCGTCGACCCGTACCTCAACGAGACCTCGCGGCACGCCGATGTCGTACTGCCCCCGCCCCCGCCCTCCCAGAGCCCGCACCACGACTTCGCCTTCAACACCCTTGCCGTGCGCAACCAGGTCCGCTACACCCGCCCCGCGGTCCCGCTGGAGCCCGGCCGGATGGCCGAGAGCGAGATCCTCGCCCGGCTGATCCTCGCCGCCACCGGCATGCACGGCGCCGACCCGGCCGCCGTGGACGCGATGGTCATCGACCAGACCCTCGGCAAGGCCGTACAGGAGAAGCACTCGCCGGTGTTCGGCCGCGACCCGCGCGAACTCGTGGCACAGCTCACCGGCGAGACCGGTCCCGAGCGGCGGCTGGACCTGATGCTCCGCCTCGGCCCGTACGGCGACG from Streptomyces roseochromogenus subsp. oscitans DS 12.976 encodes the following:
- the hmgA gene encoding homogentisate 1,2-dioxygenase; its protein translation is MSDGGASHASEFERGGARKTAPGLSYLTGFGNEHASEAVPGALPVGRNSPQRAPLGLYAEQLSGTAFTEPRAHNRRSWLYRIRPSAAHPAFTRADNGAIRTAPFTETVPDPNRLRWNPLPEPPAGTDFLAGLWTLGGNGDATQRTGMAVHLYHANASMERVFSDADGELLIVPERGGLLLHTEFGLLHVEPAQVALIPRGVRFRVLLLDDSARGYVCENYGAPFQLPDLGPIGANGLANARDFRAPVAAYEDVTGPVEVVNKFCGNLWTATYDHSPLDVVAWHGNHVPYIYDLRRFNVIGTISYDHPDPSIFTVLTSPSDTPGLAGVDFVVFAPRWLVGEDTFRPPYFHRNVMSEYMGLIEGAYDAKAEGFVPGGGSLHNMMSAHGPDRETFDKASAAELKPQKIDDGLAFMFETRWPVTLSPLAARAEHLQQRYDDVWQGLQRHFRA
- a CDS encoding TetR/AcrR family transcriptional regulator; amino-acid sequence: MKSVPHATSLRRAPVQRRSAERLTRILDACAELLDEVGYDALSTRAVALRAGVPIGSVYRFFGNKRQMADALAQRNLERYTERVTERLKAARGGGDWRAAMDAVLDEYLAMKRTAPGFSLVDFGNQIPVGTRHTEPNTRVADRLTKLLSGYLDRTPDDELRRVFLVAVETADTLVQLAFRTDPDGDEAIITETRVLLRAYLGRVLD
- a CDS encoding molybdopterin oxidoreductase family protein, with protein sequence MSRTALRICPLCEATCGLTLTLEGTRVTGARGDREDVFSKGFICPKGASFAAVDSDPDRLRTPLVRRDGELREATWAEAFDAVAAGLRPVVEGRGPDSVGVVLGNPNVHTVAGALYPPVLLAGLRTRSLFTASTVDQMPKHVSSGLLFGDANAIPVPDLDHTDHLLLIGANPLESNGSLCTAPDFPGKLKALKARGGHLTVVDPRRTRTAKLADRHLAIRPGTDALLLAAMAHTLFAEDLADPAHLAPHVQGIDELREAMEDFTPEAVSEACDLDADVIRTLARELAAAPTAAVYARIGSCTVPHGTLASWLVDVLNILTGNLDRPGGALFPQAATDKTPRPAGPGRGFTLGRWHSRVRQLPEAKGELPLSALAEEIDTATAEGEPVRALIVVAANPVLSAPDGDRLDKALDSLDFMVSVDPYLNETSRHADVVLPPPPPSQSPHHDFAFNTLAVRNQVRYTRPAVPLEPGRMAESEILARLILAATGMHGADPAAVDAMVIDQTLGKAVQEKHSPVFGRDPRELVAQLTGETGPERRLDLMLRLGPYGDGFGARPDGLTLAKLLAHPHGIDLGPLRPRLPQPLKTRSGKAELLPEPIAADLPRLREALRERPEGIVLVGRRHLRSNNSWMHNVPALTGGSNRCTLHIHPEDAARLGVRDGADVRVKGAGGEVVAPAEVTDAVRPGVVSLPHGWGHDRPGTRLGHATEAPGVNVNQLLDGSLLDPLSGNAVLNGVPVQLAASL